A single Vigna radiata var. radiata cultivar VC1973A chromosome 8, Vradiata_ver6, whole genome shotgun sequence DNA region contains:
- the LOC106772733 gene encoding uncharacterized protein LOC106772733: MAPMKVQPIAIDIDSEKVKDAVVVRNESVLKSRLKRLFVFDRQLPKNNKDVATEFEPSSVCLAKMVQNFMEEQPPAPKCGRNRCNCFNANSSDEDDFDLFGAPPPPESSTTDAAESLKTLIPCASVGERNLLADVARIVEKNGKLFKRKDDLIKVVAEALSSALGYDSSICKSKWEKTSSCPAGEYEFIDAIVEGERLIVDVDFRSEFEVARSTGSYKAILQSLPFIFVGKSERLKQIVAIVSEAAKQSLKKKGMHVPPWRKRDYMLAKWLSPSSVREKQPPSSSVQVAVAPPELMYSGDAASRESDCGELELIFSESPPKNETESETDSGKEKAESPSPTTAWQPPAVKPKSLERGTKVVTGLASLLKDKP, translated from the exons ATGGCTCCGATGAAGGTTCAACCGATTGCAATCGACATCGATTCCGAGAAGGTGAAGGACGCCGTGGTGGTTCGGAACGAGTCGGTGTTGAAGTCGCGTCTGAAACGGTTGTTCGTCTTTGACCGTCAGTTACCGAAGAACAACAAAGATGTAGCAACTGAGTTCGAACCGAGCTCGGTGTGCTTGGCGAAAATGGTGCAGAATTTCATGGAGGAACAACCTCCGGCACCGAAATGCGGTCGCAACCGCTGCAACTGCTTCAACGCAAATAGCTCCGACGAAGACGATTTCGATCTCTTTGGTGCTCCACCGCCACCAGAATCATCCACCACCGACGCCGCTGAATCGCTCAAG ACTCTGATCCCCTGCGCTAGTGTAGGCGAGAGGAACCTGTTAGCTGACGTGGCTAGAATCGTGGAGAAAAACGGCAAGTTGTTTAAGAGGAAAGACGATCTGATAAAGGTAGTCGCGGAAGCACTTTCCTCCGCTCTCGGTTACGATTCTTCCATCTGCAAATCGAAATGGGAGAAAACTTCGTCATGTCCTGCTG GTGAATATGAATTCATAGATGCGATTGTGGAAGGTGAGAGGTTGATCGTGGATGTGGATTTTCGATCCGAGTTTGAGGTGGCGAGATCCACTGGAAGTTACAAGGCAATTCTTCAATCGCTGCCGTTCATCTTCGTTGGAAAATCTGAGAGACTGAAGCAGATCGTGGCTATTGTCTCCGAAGCGGCAAAGCAGAgtttgaagaagaaaggaatgCACGTCCCGCCCTGGAGGAAGCGCGATTACATGCTCGCGAAGTGGCTCTCTCCGTCTAGCGTTAGGGAGAAGCAACCCCCGTCCTCCTCCGTGCAAGTCGCCGTAGCTCCGCCGGAACTAATGTACTCCGGTGATGCAGCGTCGAGGGAGAGCGATTGCGGTGAGTTGGAGCTGATATTCAGCGAGTCACCGCCGAAGAACGAGACCGAGTCCGAGACTGATTCCGGTAAGGAGAAGGCGGAGTCGCCATCACCTACCACGGCGTGGCAACCGCCAGCGGTGAAGCCGAAGAGCCTCGAGAGAGGGACCAAGGTGGTTACCGGATTAGCCTCTCTTCTCAAGGACAAACCATAg
- the LOC106770000 gene encoding extensin-like isoform X2 produces the protein MSSSMSTLISSSFSQTLKIRTLAIPLSPQTLLTSKTPPSSISLTNMFNPQPNEIPQYPQPAPPEIPSLPKVQPSPVPSEQPLIPTRHPETDPHVPPEIVTDPAPGYPNPKPDAPKPPLTPPGIEIPLPKPPEKMPKQPPEVDPPRPPEILPPPIAPPDITPPTGPNRHGDGASPCA, from the exons ATGTCTTCGTCAATGTCTACATTAATCTCATCCTCTTTCTCACAAACCCTCAAGATAAGAACCCTAGCTATTCCTCTCTCTCCCCAGACCCTTCTCACTTCCAAAACTCCACCATCCTCAATTTCCctcacaaacatgttcaacccTCAACCCAATGAGATACCCCAATACCCGCAACCAGCCCCACCCGAAATCCCTTCCCTGCCAAAAGTTCAACCTTCTCCTGTTCCAAGCGAGCAACCCCTCATTCCTACCCGTCACCCGGAAACCGACCCGCATGTACCACCCGAAATAGTCACTGATCCGGCTCCTGGCTACCCAAATCCCAAACCAGATGCCCCAAAACCGCCTCTGACCCCACCCGGGATTGAGATTCCGCTGCCAAAGCCGCCTGAGAAGATGCCAAAGCAACCACCGGAAGTGGATCCACCGCGGCCGCCGGAGATTCTGCCGCCACCAATTGCTCCGCCGGATATAACGCCACCCACTGGACCAA ATAGACATGGAGATGGAGCCAGTCCTTGcgcttga
- the LOC106770000 gene encoding anther-specific proline-rich protein APG-like isoform X5, protein MSSSMSTLISSSFSQTLKIRTLAIPLSPQTLLTSKTPPSSISLTNMFNPQPNEIPQYPQPAPPEIPSLPKVQPSPVPSEQPLIPTRHPETDPHVPPEIVTDPAPGYPNPKPDAPKPPLTPPGIEIPLPKPPEKMPKQPPEVDPPRPPEILPPPIAPPDITPPTGPSIFG, encoded by the exons ATGTCTTCGTCAATGTCTACATTAATCTCATCCTCTTTCTCACAAACCCTCAAGATAAGAACCCTAGCTATTCCTCTCTCTCCCCAGACCCTTCTCACTTCCAAAACTCCACCATCCTCAATTTCCctcacaaacatgttcaacccTCAACCCAATGAGATACCCCAATACCCGCAACCAGCCCCACCCGAAATCCCTTCCCTGCCAAAAGTTCAACCTTCTCCTGTTCCAAGCGAGCAACCCCTCATTCCTACCCGTCACCCGGAAACCGACCCGCATGTACCACCCGAAATAGTCACTGATCCGGCTCCTGGCTACCCAAATCCCAAACCAGATGCCCCAAAACCGCCTCTGACCCCACCCGGGATTGAGATTCCGCTGCCAAAGCCGCCTGAGAAGATGCCAAAGCAACCACCGGAAGTGGATCCACCGCGGCCGCCGGAGATTCTGCCGCCACCAATTGCTCCGCCGGATATAACGCCACCCACTGGACCAAGTATCTTTGG ATAG
- the LOC106770000 gene encoding gibberellin-regulated protein 14-like isoform X1 yields MSSSMSTLISSSFSQTLKIRTLAIPLSPQTLLTSKTPPSSISLTNMFNPQPNEIPQYPQPAPPEIPSLPKVQPSPVPSEQPLIPTRHPETDPHVPPEIVTDPAPGYPNPKPDAPKPPLTPPGIEIPLPKPPEKMPKQPPEVDPPRPPEILPPPIAPPDITPPTGPIATVHRCENCSWVHRSLWTKWCVSVCH; encoded by the exons ATGTCTTCGTCAATGTCTACATTAATCTCATCCTCTTTCTCACAAACCCTCAAGATAAGAACCCTAGCTATTCCTCTCTCTCCCCAGACCCTTCTCACTTCCAAAACTCCACCATCCTCAATTTCCctcacaaacatgttcaacccTCAACCCAATGAGATACCCCAATACCCGCAACCAGCCCCACCCGAAATCCCTTCCCTGCCAAAAGTTCAACCTTCTCCTGTTCCAAGCGAGCAACCCCTCATTCCTACCCGTCACCCGGAAACCGACCCGCATGTACCACCCGAAATAGTCACTGATCCGGCTCCTGGCTACCCAAATCCCAAACCAGATGCCCCAAAACCGCCTCTGACCCCACCCGGGATTGAGATTCCGCTGCCAAAGCCGCCTGAGAAGATGCCAAAGCAACCACCGGAAGTGGATCCACCGCGGCCGCCGGAGATTCTGCCGCCACCAATTGCTCCGCCGGATATAACGCCACCCACTGGACCAA TTGCTACCGTCCACCGTTGTGAAAATTGTTCTTGGGTCCACCGTTCTCTCTGGACAAAGTGGTGTGTGTCGGTTTGCCATTGA
- the LOC106770000 gene encoding extensin-like isoform X3 has product MSSSMSTLISSSFSQTLKIRTLAIPLSPQTLLTSKTPPSSISLTNMFNPQPNEIPQYPQPAPPEIPSLPKVQPSPVPSEQPLIPTRHPETDPHVPPEIVTDPAPGYPNPKPDAPKPPLTPPGIEIPLPKPPEKMPKQPPEVDPPRPPEILPPPIAPPDITPPTGPSIFGCYRPPL; this is encoded by the exons ATGTCTTCGTCAATGTCTACATTAATCTCATCCTCTTTCTCACAAACCCTCAAGATAAGAACCCTAGCTATTCCTCTCTCTCCCCAGACCCTTCTCACTTCCAAAACTCCACCATCCTCAATTTCCctcacaaacatgttcaacccTCAACCCAATGAGATACCCCAATACCCGCAACCAGCCCCACCCGAAATCCCTTCCCTGCCAAAAGTTCAACCTTCTCCTGTTCCAAGCGAGCAACCCCTCATTCCTACCCGTCACCCGGAAACCGACCCGCATGTACCACCCGAAATAGTCACTGATCCGGCTCCTGGCTACCCAAATCCCAAACCAGATGCCCCAAAACCGCCTCTGACCCCACCCGGGATTGAGATTCCGCTGCCAAAGCCGCCTGAGAAGATGCCAAAGCAACCACCGGAAGTGGATCCACCGCGGCCGCCGGAGATTCTGCCGCCACCAATTGCTCCGCCGGATATAACGCCACCCACTGGACCAAGTATCTTTGG TTGCTACCGTCCACCGTTGTGA
- the LOC106770000 gene encoding anther-specific proline-rich protein APG-like isoform X4 yields the protein MSSSMSTLISSSFSQTLKIRTLAIPLSPQTLLTSKTPPSSISLTNMFNPQPNEIPQYPQPAPPEIPSLPKVQPSPVPSEQPLIPTRHPETDPHVPPEIVTDPAPGYPNPKPDAPKPPLTPPGIEIPLPKPPEKMPKQPPEVDPPRPPEILPPPIAPPDITPPTGPSIFGL from the exons ATGTCTTCGTCAATGTCTACATTAATCTCATCCTCTTTCTCACAAACCCTCAAGATAAGAACCCTAGCTATTCCTCTCTCTCCCCAGACCCTTCTCACTTCCAAAACTCCACCATCCTCAATTTCCctcacaaacatgttcaacccTCAACCCAATGAGATACCCCAATACCCGCAACCAGCCCCACCCGAAATCCCTTCCCTGCCAAAAGTTCAACCTTCTCCTGTTCCAAGCGAGCAACCCCTCATTCCTACCCGTCACCCGGAAACCGACCCGCATGTACCACCCGAAATAGTCACTGATCCGGCTCCTGGCTACCCAAATCCCAAACCAGATGCCCCAAAACCGCCTCTGACCCCACCCGGGATTGAGATTCCGCTGCCAAAGCCGCCTGAGAAGATGCCAAAGCAACCACCGGAAGTGGATCCACCGCGGCCGCCGGAGATTCTGCCGCCACCAATTGCTCCGCCGGATATAACGCCACCCACTGGACCAAGTATCTTTGG aTTGTAA
- the LOC106772118 gene encoding uncharacterized protein LOC106772118 — MHFGTCAAGAPHRWVHLHLQHGNREWTRVRAMPRVATGGKEDGDTSYLDMWKKAVERERKSANFKTIAERVASTSHGGTVHDDFEKKTSEFNKLLQIPSEERDRVQRMQVIDRAAAAIAAAKALIQDRGTAGSDDNEGHDGHDGQDEQQRELGSGIGVRSGVIPVQESAAQGNGVPGPDFWSWTPPEESDVPSDQDSGLQLNTKPSVRPTLPSAVVEKERTPQFLSIPFESLLSQSEQSDTLPPFQSFLEVEKADSASEPQSISSSLTLEEEQLLGESSSGYAEEAANALSEASKWSPIGVNPDGTRWWKDTGIERRPDGVICRWTMTRGVSADKEIEWQEKYWEASDDFGYKELGSEKSGRDAYGNVWREFWRESMSLEDGLMNFEKTADKWGRNGKGTEWQEKWGERYNAAGQSEKWADKWCSIDPNTPLQPGHAHVWHERWGGKYDGYGGSIKYTDKWAERSVEGGWEKWGDKWDENFDPNANGVKQGESWWEGKHGERWNRTWGEQHNGSGWIHKYGKSSSGEHWDTHVNEETWYEKFPHYGFFNCYENSVQLRQVPKPSEILEVPKPSEILEVPKPSESEIQQVQEEP; from the exons ATGCATTTCGGAACTTGTGCCGCTGGTGCACCACACCGTTGGGTGCACCTTCACCTGCAACACGGAAACAGAGAATGGACGCGGGTGAGAGCGATGCCTCGTGTAGCAACAGGAGGAAAAGAAGACGGAGACACCTCCTACTTGGATATGTGGAAGAAGGCGGTGGAGAGAGAGCGGAAGAGCGCGAACTTCAAGACAATCGCCGAACGCGTGGCCTCGACGAGTCACGGAGGCACTGTGCATGACGATTTCGAGAAGAAGACCAGCGAGTTCAACAAGCTACTCCAAATCCCTTCCGAAGAGCGCGACCGCGTTCAGCGGATGCAGGTCATCGACCGCGCCGCCGCTGCCATCGCAGCCGCCAAGGCACTTATTCAGGATCGCGGTACCGCCGGTTCTGACGACAACGAAGGCCACGACGGCCACGACGGCCAGGACGAACAACAGCGCG AATTGGGTTCGGGAATCGGAGTGCGGAGTGGGGTTATTCCTGTGCAAGAGTCAGCAGCTCAGGGAAATGGTGTGCCTGGCCCTGATTTTTGGTCCTGGACTCCTCCCGAGGAGAGCGACGTTCCCTCAGATCAGGATAGTGGGTTGCAGCTAAATACCAAGCCTTCTGTTCGTCCAACTTTGCCCAGTGCAGTTGTGGAGAAGGAGCGGACACCGCAATTTCTCTCTATTCCATTTGAGAGTTTACTTTCTCAGAGCGAACAGAGTGACACTCTTCCACCATTTCAGTCATTTTTAGAGGTTGAGAAAGCGGATTCTGCATCTGAACCACAGTCAATTTCCTCGTCTCTTACCCTGGAAGAGGAACAGTTACTTGGTGAATCTTCTTCTGGCTATGCCGAAGAAGCAGCAAATGCCCTTAGTGAGGCCAGTAAATGGTCACCCATTGGAGTGAATCCGGATGGAACAAGATGGTGGAAAGACACTGGAATTGAGCGAAGACCTGATGGCGTGATCTGCAGATGGACAATGACCAGAGGTGTTAGTGCCGACAAAGAGATTGAGTGGCAAGAGAAGTACTGGGAGGCTTCTGATGATTTTGGCTATAAGGAACTTGGTTCTGAGAAATCTGGCCGTGACGCATATGGAAATGTTTGGCGCGAATTTTGGAGAGAATCTATGAGTCTG GAAGATGGGCTTATGAATTTTGAGAAAACTGCAGACAAGTGGGGAAGAAATGGTAAAGGTACTGAGTGGCAGGAAAAATGGGGGGAACGCTACAATGCCGCTGGTCAATCAGAAAAATGGGCAGACAAGTGGTGCAGTATTGACCCAAACACACCACTTCAACCAGGGCACGCCCATGTTTGGCATGAAAG GTGGGGTGGAAAATATGACGGGTATGGTGGGAGCATAAAATACACTGACAAATGGGCTGAAAGATCAGTGGAGGGTGGATGGGAGAAATGGGGTGACAAATGGGACGAAAACTTTGATCCAAATGCTAACGGCGTGAAGCAGGGGGAGAGCTGGTGGGAAGGAAAGCATGGAGAACGGTGGAACCGAACCTGGGGTGAGCAACACAACGGCTCTGGTTGGATTCACAAGTACGGCAAGAGCAGTTCTGGGGAGCACTGGGACACACACGTTAATGAAGAAACCTGGTACGAGAAATTCCCTCATTATGGCTTCTTTAACTGCTATGAAAACTCCGTCCAGCTCAGGCAAGTTCCCAAACCATCTGAAATTCTGGAAGTTCCCAAACCATCTGAAATTCTGGAAGTTCCCAAACCATCTGAATCAGAGATACAGCAAGTTCAGGAGGAGCCTTGA
- the LOC106772119 gene encoding 2-methyl-6-phytyl-1,4-hydroquinone methyltransferase, chloroplastic — translation MASLMLSGAQNPKLITGLASTAVNLNDKCFFKKAVPSRDKFRVRKNMTLRCSISASRPASQPRFIQHKKEAFWFYRFLSIVYDHIINPGHWTEDMRDEALEPADLYSRNLRVVDVGGGTGFTTLGIVKHVDAKNVTILDQSPHQLAKAKKKEPLKECKIIEGDAEDLPFPTDYADRYISAGSIEYWPDPQRGIKEAYRVLRIGGKACVIGPVHPTFWLSRFFADVWMLFPKEEEYIEWFKKAGFKDVELKRIGPKWYRGVRRHGLIMGCSVTGVKPFSGDSPLKLGPKVEDVKKAVNPLVFLYRFILGVIASTYYVLVPIYMWIKDKIVPKGIPI, via the exons ATGGCCTCCTTAATGCTCAGTGGAGCCCAAAATCCAAAGCTCATCACTGGCTTAGCCTCAACTGCTGTTAACTTGAACGACAAGTGCTTCTTCAAGAAGGCTGTGCCGTCTCGTGACAAGTTCAGGGTCAGAAAAAACATGACCCTCAGATGCAGCATCTCAGCCTCTAGGCCTGCTTCTCAGCCTAGGTTCATCCAGCACAAGAAGGAGGCATTTTGGTTCTACAGGTTTCTGTCTATTGTGTATGATCATATAATAAATCCTGGCCACTGGACCGAAGACATGAGAGACGAGGCGCTGGAGCCTGCCGATCTCTACAGCCGTAACCTGAGGGTGGTGGATGTTGGAGGTGGAACTGGCTTCACAACTCTTGGAATAGTGAAGCATGTGGATGCCAAAAACGTTACAATTCTTGACCAGTCACCCCACCAGCTTGCCAAGGCTAAGAAGAAGGAGCCCCTCAAAGAATGCAAGATAATTGAGGGTGATGCAGAAGATCTTCCATTTCCAACTGATTATGCTGATAGATATATTTCTGCTGGAAG TATTGAATACTGGCCAGACCCGCAGCGTGGCATTAAAGAAGCTTACAGAGTGCTAAGGATAGGGGGAAAAGCTTGTGTTATTGGTCCAGTCCACCCAACATTTTGGTTGTCTCGGTTCTTTGCAGATGTGTGGATGCTCTTCCCCAAGGAGGAAGAGTACATTGAATGGTTTAAAAAGGCTGGATTCAAAGATGTTGAGCTCAAAAGGATTGGTCCAAAATGGTATCGTGGGGTGCGTAGGCACGGTCTCATCATGGGTTGCTCAGTCACAGGAGTGAAACCTTTTTCTGGAGACTCTCCCCTCAAG CTTGGTCCCAAGGTAGAGGATGTGAAGAAGGCTGTAAATCCACTAGTGTTTCTTTaccggttcatccttggtgtaATTGCATCCACTTACTACGTACTAGTACCAATCTACATGTGGATCAAAGACAAAATTGTTCCAAAGGGCATCCCCATTTAA
- the LOC106771212 gene encoding calmodulin-like protein 8, with protein sequence MADVLSEEQIGEIKEAFGLFDKDGDGCITVEELATVIRSLDQNPTEEELQDMINEVDADGNGTIEFVEFLNLMAKKMKETDAEEDLKEAFKVFDKDQNGYISASELRHVMINLGEKLSDEEVEQMIKEADLDGDGQVNYDEFVKMMMTVG encoded by the exons ATGGCAGATGTTCTGAGCGAAGAACAGATTGGTGAGATCAAAGAAGCCTTTGGCTTGTTTGACAAAGATGGAGACG GGTGCATCACTGTGGAAGAATTGGCCACTGTTATCCGATCACTGGATCAGAACCCCACGGAAGAAGAGCTCCAAGATATGATAAACGAGGTTGATGCAGATGGCAACGGAACCATAGAATTTGTTGAGTTTTTGAACTTAATGGcgaagaaaatgaaa GAAACTGATGCAGAAGAAGATCTCAAAGAGGCCTTCAAGGTGTTTGACAAAGATCAAAATGGTTACATTTCAGCAAGTGag TTGAGACACGTTATGATAAATCTTGGTGAGAAATTAAGTGACGAGGAGGTGGAGCAGATGATCAAAGAAGCGGATTTGGACGGTGATGGTCAAGTTAACTATGATGAATttgtgaagatgatgatgaccgttggatga